The sequence below is a genomic window from Anaerocolumna chitinilytica.
AACGTTCCGGATGGATGTACCAACTTAGCCTTCCTCGGTCAGTTTGTCGAAGTCGATGATGATGTTGTATTCACTGTTGAGACCTCCGTTCGTACCGGTCTCGAGGGAGTTTATAAACTTCTGGGCTTAGACAAGGATATCATTGAGGTTAATCCTTCCCGTTTCGATGTTCGTTACATGATCGAGCGTATGAAGAAGTTTAATGGAATAAAGGGTCCTGTTAAGGAAGAAGATCTGCCTAATATCGATTTAGCGATGATGGCACAATTCAAGAAAAAAGTTGTGAACAAGATCAATAGCATTCCGCCGTATTATCAGATGTATCTGGGACGTGACAGAACTGTGCCTTTAAAGGATTCTGTTCTTAACCCTAGTGCACCGCAGAGTAAATAGGGAAAGTCCAAGATGTAGCGGTTTTTGACTGGAAAATAAGAAAAAAGAGGACTAAAAATTGTGATTTTTAGTCCTCTTTTTCTCGTTTCCCACGGTTGGCATAGGATAGTTAAAAGCAAAATCTGTCCAAAGGACACTTAGTAAATTACTATACAGCGGAGACTACGTTCTTCTCGATTAATCTCTGCCCCAATGGGACTTATTTAAGTAAGATACAGCTTATCATCGGTTGTAGGAATCAGTTATACCTCATTTTTCTTATGAAATGATTCAACAGCTGCTATACAATCCTTTTCAACACCATGGAGCTGTCCACATGCAGCACTGATATCAGAACCGAATTGTGTTCTTGTAGCTACACTAATACCATTTCCATGCAGAATATCACGGAATCTTTTCATAGTACCTTTGTCAGATGAGGTGAATGTTCGTGAAGTTTTATCTGTTGCGTTATATGGAATTAGATCAACGTGATATAAATGCGTCCAGGGTCCACGGTTCTGTAAAAGGTTTAACAATGCTTTAGCATGATCCGGCGAATCGTTTACTCCATTTAGCATGATATAGGCAAGAAACAATCGCCGCCCGGTATGCTGTATATGATTATCCAATGCATCCATTACCTCATGTAGTGGAAATGAACGATTCACAGGCATCAACTCGCTTCGCTGTTTTTCAAAAGGTGAGTGCAGTGAAAAGGCCAAATTAATTTGAGGGAACTCATTTGTCAGCCGTCTGATGCCTGGTATGATTCCAATAGTCGATATGGTGATACGCCGTTGGCTTAAACCAAACAAAGACGAATCTGTCAAAATATTCAAGGCGTCAAACAGGTTTGGATTGGCCAATGGTTCACCCATTCCCATAAAAGAAATACTGTTTAGTTTATGACCGTTTAGATAGAAATAAAGGAGTTGGTCTGTAATTTCATCGGCAGTCATATTGCGTTTTTGACCAAGAGTTCCCGTTGCACAAAATTGGCAGTTAAAGCCGCAGCCGCATTGAGATGAGATGCAAAAAGATTCCCACCCCTTTTTGTAATGTAGGTTTACGGTTTCCACACAGTTGCCATCTGGCAGCAAAAATAATATTTTGTCTGCTTGTCCTGAAGTTTGGCACGCGGCAGGTACAGTACAACAGACAGATGGCCCGAAGGTATCTATCAAAGTTTCTTTCAACTTTATAGGCAGTGTGCTCATCCTTTCAAAAGTTGAAATGTGCTGTAAAAAGATTGCTTTAATAATTTGCTCATAGCGATAATCCGGTAATTTCATGTCTGCTATAAGCTGCTTCATTCTTTCATATTTTGAGTAATTCATGTAGGCTTTCCTCCTCTTGAAATTGAAATCATCAAGAAGCAAAGCCAGCATGAGTGGCGGTTAGTTCGTTATTACTCCATGCAAAGACCGCCAGCAGCACCTGGCTTTGCATGGAGCCCATCATGAGTAACGGCAATTTTATAGCTATTCATCGTTTCACCTATTTCCTTATTTATAATTATACAATTAATGTTGCAATATTGCTGCAAAAAGCACTTTCGTGGTGTCAATTTGAAAGCGGACACCTATATTAATATTACTGTAACTTTCCTGAACAAGCAAAAGTTAGATTTACTATATTAGTTAAAGACATTTATCAATACCCTCCGCATAAAAAATGAGATGCAAGAAAGCTACTTCTTGCATCTCATAAATAAAGCAAAGTCAAACCAAACCAGATATAGTAGGACAAATATATATGAGTGAATAGGTATCGAACTTTCTTGCAATCACACAACAAAGGCAACAGCACAGGCATCCTGTCTGTAAATTTATTGTTATGCATAATAATGCTAGCAAGAAAATTAAATCACCTTTCCACCTCAAATCA
It includes:
- a CDS encoding Cfr family 23S rRNA (adenine(2503)-C(8))-methyltransferase, whose translation is MNYSKYERMKQLIADMKLPDYRYEQIIKAIFLQHISTFERMSTLPIKLKETLIDTFGPSVCCTVPAACQTSGQADKILFLLPDGNCVETVNLHYKKGWESFCISSQCGCGFNCQFCATGTLGQKRNMTADEITDQLLYFYLNGHKLNSISFMGMGEPLANPNLFDALNILTDSSLFGLSQRRITISTIGIIPGIRRLTNEFPQINLAFSLHSPFEKQRSELMPVNRSFPLHEVMDALDNHIQHTGRRLFLAYIMLNGVNDSPDHAKALLNLLQNRGPWTHLYHVDLIPYNATDKTSRTFTSSDKGTMKRFRDILHGNGISVATRTQFGSDISAACGQLHGVEKDCIAAVESFHKKNEV